In Oscillatoria sp. FACHB-1407, the sequence AGAGCGGCACCACAAACCAATATGACCATGACCACTCCTGAGGGTTGACATCCAGGTTGGGCAATTCTGGTTGTTGTATCTCTTGTGTTGTCATCGTCGCGATCGCATTCCACCGTATCAAAGTGAGTTTACACTACAGAGGCTCCTCTCCGAATCGGCGTGAATCAGGAGGATTACTCTCCAATTCTTAACGGTTTATGGTTCATGGTTTGTGGTCACGAGTTAATGCGAATATCAATTCCCAACAGGAGAACGACGGATAGAGGAGGGGCGTTTCGCGAAACGCTCCTACGAAATGCATACATTTAGATCAGCAACGCCAAATTTGGATTACCAGACCCGTGAATTTCAGCAATGCAATTGATGCCAGTTGGTTGAGCCGTCCCTCAACTCAAATTGCGCCTGACCTGATTGGCTGCACCCTCGTTCGCCAGATGCCAGATGGCATGACATTTCGGGGTTTGATTGTTGAAACGGAAGCCTACGAACCCAACGACCCCGCTATGCACGCTTATCGTCGGCGCACCAATCGTAACCAAATTATGTTTGGGGCAGCAGGTCGAGCTTATGTGTATCAGATCTATGGGTTCTATCACTGCTTGAATGTGGTGACAGACCAAGATGGTGTTCCCAGTGCAGTGCTGCTCCGCGCCCTGGAGTTGACACCCATTCCAGATTGGATTGACCCTGAACGGGAACCTAAGCCTCATCGAGTTGCAGCAGGACCGGGAAAACTTTGTCTGGCACTGAAGATTGATGTATCCCTGAGTACTACCGTGTTGCAACCGGGACA encodes:
- a CDS encoding DNA-3-methyladenine glycosylase; protein product: MNFSNAIDASWLSRPSTQIAPDLIGCTLVRQMPDGMTFRGLIVETEAYEPNDPAMHAYRRRTNRNQIMFGAAGRAYVYQIYGFYHCLNVVTDQDGVPSAVLLRALELTPIPDWIDPEREPKPHRVAAGPGKLCLALKIDVSLSTTVLQPGQPLWLEHRTPQFQEQFDRGQLALTQTTRIGLTKGVDLPWRWYLSSSSAVSKREKRGPSNGY